The segment TCCTGTTGGATGGATCGCAATCCATGGTTGAATTCATTCAGCAATGCGCCTGGCAAATCAAGATTAAACTGCTCATAGGCGCTGAGACGGTCCTGACGCATGCATTCCTGCGGGAATTGGGTCAACTGCCGGGCAATCAGTTCCGCGGTTTCACGAGTCGCACCATTGGGAACAATCCGGTGAACCAGACCAATGGACAACGCTTCCTGCGCATCGACAGGTCTTCCCGTCAAAATGAGATCCATTGCCCGACTCAGCCCGATCAGGCGAGGAAGTCGAATGGTTCCGCCATCAATCAGGGGCACTCCCCATCTTCGGCAAAACACGCCCATGATGCAGTTTTCTGACACAATCCGCAGATCACACCACAAGGCCAGTTCCAGTCCGCCAGCGACCGCATAGCCTTCAATGGCCGCAATCACCGGTTTGCTCAACAACATCCGGGTGGGTCCCATCGGAGCATGTCCTGCGGATTCGATCCGATTTGCCAGTTTTCCCTCAGCGATGGCACGCAGATCAGCTCCGGCGCAGAAGCTGGGTCCATCGCCACACAGCACGGCCACATCAGAGCCCGCATCCTTGTCAAATTCTTCAAAGGCTTTTGCCAACGCTTCTGCGGTTTCACGATTCACGGCGTTTCGGACATCAGCCCGATTGATAATCACAGTGGTCACTCTATTTGCTTTTTCAATCAATATGCCCATAAATCTCCTGAATCACACAGTGGAAAAAAACAGATCATTCAACGGAATCCTCCTGTTCCAGAATTCCCTTTTTGACAATCATAAAAAACATGCCGCTCATGAACATCAGACTACCGATGACGAGAATCATGATTTCAAGCACCAGACGAACAGAGTCGGTTTCCTTACCTGAAAGATCAAATATTA is part of the SAR324 cluster bacterium genome and harbors:
- a CDS encoding crotonase/enoyl-CoA hydratase family protein, with product MGILIEKANRVTTVIINRADVRNAVNRETAEALAKAFEEFDKDAGSDVAVLCGDGPSFCAGADLRAIAEGKLANRIESAGHAPMGPTRMLLSKPVIAAIEGYAVAGGLELALWCDLRIVSENCIMGVFCRRWGVPLIDGGTIRLPRLIGLSRAMDLILTGRPVDAQEALSIGLVHRIVPNGATRETAELIARQLTQFPQECMRQDRLSAYEQFNLDLPGALLNEFNHGLRSIQQDSFVEGPARFFNGQGRHGSFG